From the genome of Treponema peruense:
CAAACGATGTAATCAAGGTTGCCGGTGGTTACAACCTTTCTGGAAAAGCTTACGGTTATGTAGGAATCGGTGCTGTAGAAAACCTCGGAGTAGATCTTGAAGTATACTACGAGCAGCTGGAAGACAAGGATGATATAGTTGAAATAAACGAAGATATCAACTATGACCTTAACGACAGCCTTTCATTCGGTCTTCTTGCTTACCAGAAGTTTGGCGAAGAAGAAAAGCCGGTATTCGAGTTTAACCCACACGTTATGTTCGGAATTGATGACACATTCGCTGTATCTGCAGAAAGCTACATTACAGTACCAACTGCAGAAGATTCAAAAGTTGCATTCAGCGTAACTCCGGCTCTCTGGATTAACGTAAAGAAGGCAAAGGTTAACGTATACTACACATACGATAACGACGGAGAGAACAGCGCAAATTACGTTGGAACAGGAGTAAAGGTTTCTTTCTAAGCTGAACAAAGTAAATAAAGCAAAAGTCCTCCTTGCAGGCGCGGTTTTCCAATGCGAAGGCCGCGTCTCTTTTTTTTTGTCCCGTCAGTATATGTCTGAATTTATGTCCTGAAGTTTATGCGCGGGCCTGTCTTTGTAAATACAAAAAAATTTGTGAAAGAGTAAAAGACTGTCTGATTGCAGTGAAAAATTTTTAAGGTAAAAAAAAGACAACCCAAAAAGGATTGTCTTCAAGAAACGCCCCCTGCTGGGTTTGAACCAGCGACACACGGATTAACAGTCCGTTGCTCTACCGACTGAGCTAAGGGAGCAGTTGATGTGCTCAACGTATTTAAGATAATATAGTAAGACAAAAAAAAAGTCAATACAGTTATCTGAAAAATTGCAAAAAAAGTTCTGTTCACCCATTGGGGAACAGAACTTTTTTGATCTTACTTGGACAGCAGTGAATTCATTGCCTTAACAAAGTCTGCCGGATCCTGCAGTTCGCTTCCGCTAAGAAGGAGAGCCTGGTCAAGAAGAACTTCGCTTATGTTTTTGAGTTCAGCGTCGTCTGCCTGTGCAAGTTTTTTGACAATAGCATGGTCTGCATTTATTTCAAGAATAGGCTTTACAAGGTTTGCAGAACCCTGTCCCATTGCCCTCATCATTCTTTCCATCTGAAGGGACGGATCGTTTTCGTCAATAACAATGCAGCTTGGGCTGTCAGAAAGGCGCTTGCTCATAACAACATCCTTTACCCTGTCACCAAGAGCCTTTTTGATTTTTTCCTGAACAGGCTTGAATTCCTCTTCTTTCTTTTTAAGGTCTTCTTTGTTTACATTGAGTTCATCGTCACTTCCTGCGCGGTTAACAGACTTAAGCTCGAAATCCTTGTATTTTGCCAGTGCCGGAATAACAATGTCATCTACTTCATCAGGGGCAATGAGAACTTCAAAACCCTTGTTTTTGTATGCTTCAAGCAGCGGTGATTCGCGCAGATTCTTTTCGTCGGAACCGCTTATGTAGTAAATGTACTTCTGGTCTGTCTTCATTCTCTGTACATAATCTGCAAAGCTGGTCCACTTGTCGTCGCCTGTTCCTTCTCCTGCAGTGCTCTTGAATCTGATTATTTCTGAAAGCTCGTCCCTGTTTGCAAAGTCGGAATAAAGGCCTTCCTTGAGAGGACGGTTGTAATTCTTTACGAATGTGTTCCACTTTGCAATTACGGCCTTGTCATCGTCTGTCTGCTCTGCTTTTTTGGAAGCGGCGTCGGCTTCTTCACCGAGTTTTTTGAATTCTGACAAAAGCTTTTTAACGGACTGTGACTTAATGTTTTCAAGTATCCTGTTCTGCTGCAGAATCTCACGGCTTACATTGAGCGGCAAATCTTCTGAATCAATTACGCCGCGTACAAATCTTAAGTAAGAGGGCAAAAGTTCCTTGTCGTCGTCGGTTATGAAAACTCTTTTTACATAAAGCTTTACACCGCTTTTGTAGTCTGCCTGGTACATGTCGTAAGGAGCAGCTTCGGGAACGTAGAACAGTGTTGTGTATTCCTGTGTTCCTTCTGCATGCGTGTGGATGTACATGAGAGGATCTGTTCCGTCGTGTGTAAGGGTTTTGTAGAAGGCGTTGTAGTCCTCTTTCTTGAGTTCACTCTTGTTGCGCTTCCAGAGGGCACTTGCGCTGTTGCACTGTTCAATTTTATCTTCTGTGCCGTTTGCTTTTCCGTCTTTGTCATATTTTGTCTGCGTATAGTGCAGGTAAATGGGGAATGCAATGTGGTTGGAATATTTTTTAATAAGATCGTCAATTTTCCAGTGGCTGGCGTAATCTTTGGAATCGTCGTTGAGATGCATTTCAATTGCGGTTCCATAAGTGTCGCTCTTGTCGAAACCGTATGCTGCATATGAGGGATCTTCGGGTTTAAGCTCTTCAATTTCGTAAGCATTTGTTCCGTCAGAACTCCAGTGCCAGACTGTTCCGTCACCGCCGGCTTTTCTTGTGTAGACGTCAATTTTTGATGCTGCCATAAAGGCGCTGTAGAAACCTACACCAAACTGTCCTATTAAATCAGAATTGTTTGTTCCGCTCTGGGAAAGTTTTTCTATAAATGCCTTTGTTCCTGAGCGTGCGATTGTTCCAAGGTTGTCGTTCAGATCTTTTTCGTCCATTCCGAGTCCGCAGTCCTGTACGGTAAGTGTTTTTTTGTCTTCGTTGAACGAAATGTCGATTCTTGGATTAAAGATTATGTTTTTGAAATTTTCATCAGAAACAGTAAGATACTTGAGCTTGTCGAGCGCATCAGATGCATTGGAGACTATTTCTCTTAGAAAAATGTCTTTGTTGGAATACATTGAATGAATGATGAGCTTGAGCAGCTGGTTTACTTCTGTCTGAAACTGATATTTGGCCATGTTTTTTTCCTCACAAATTGATTTTATGATTTCGGGTATACCCCGTTTTTGACTGCATTAAATTTAATAAAAATCAATGCAGAAATCAAATTTTTTTGCAGAAGAAACGGCATATACATTTGTGCGCAATCTGTCTTTGCCGCAGATTATTTTTTCCAGAATGACGGTGAGAAAAATATTATGAGCGTAAAGAATTCAAGGCGGCCTGCAATCATTAGAAAACTGTACATCCATTTTGTGGCGGCCGGCAGAAAACCGTAATTGCATGAAGGACCCAGCGCGTTAAAGGCAGGGCCAATGTTTCCAATCATACTCAGTGCGCCTGTAAACGAACTGAGCAGATCAAGCCCGAAAAGCGATGCCGTAAAAGTTGCAATTGCCAGAACGAGCATGTAAATAAACACAAATGCCGCTACAGAAAAAACAATGTCTTTTCTTCCGGGTCTCCGGTCAATTCTTATTGTAAAGATTCCGTGCGGGTGCAGTGTTTTGAGTAGTTCGTTCCTTAACTGTTTGGCAAGAATTACCCAGCGTATTACTTTTATTCCGCCTGCAGTAGAGCCCGAACAGCCTCCTATAAAAAACAGAATAAAAATAACTGCCTGGCTTGCGGGCTTCCATTCTGTGTAGTCGGTAGTGGCAAAACCGGTTGTGCTTATAATGCTTGTTACCTGGAATGCGGCGTACCTTAAAGATTCGGCAATGTTTTTGTAAGTGCCGGACTCAATGAGTGTAATCAGAAGAATTGCAGCAGCGTTTATAAAAATATAGGCTTTCAGTTCCGTGCTTTCGCGTATTTCCTGAAACTTGCGTGTTATTGCGTAATAGTACAGTGAAAAGTTTATTCCCGCAAGAAACATGAATACCGTGCAAATCCAGTCAGCCGCT
Proteins encoded in this window:
- the htpG gene encoding molecular chaperone HtpG — its product is MAKYQFQTEVNQLLKLIIHSMYSNKDIFLREIVSNASDALDKLKYLTVSDENFKNIIFNPRIDISFNEDKKTLTVQDCGLGMDEKDLNDNLGTIARSGTKAFIEKLSQSGTNNSDLIGQFGVGFYSAFMAASKIDVYTRKAGGDGTVWHWSSDGTNAYEIEELKPEDPSYAAYGFDKSDTYGTAIEMHLNDDSKDYASHWKIDDLIKKYSNHIAFPIYLHYTQTKYDKDGKANGTEDKIEQCNSASALWKRNKSELKKEDYNAFYKTLTHDGTDPLMYIHTHAEGTQEYTTLFYVPEAAPYDMYQADYKSGVKLYVKRVFITDDDKELLPSYLRFVRGVIDSEDLPLNVSREILQQNRILENIKSQSVKKLLSEFKKLGEEADAASKKAEQTDDDKAVIAKWNTFVKNYNRPLKEGLYSDFANRDELSEIIRFKSTAGEGTGDDKWTSFADYVQRMKTDQKYIYYISGSDEKNLRESPLLEAYKNKGFEVLIAPDEVDDIVIPALAKYKDFELKSVNRAGSDDELNVNKEDLKKKEEEFKPVQEKIKKALGDRVKDVVMSKRLSDSPSCIVIDENDPSLQMERMMRAMGQGSANLVKPILEINADHAIVKKLAQADDAELKNISEVLLDQALLLSGSELQDPADFVKAMNSLLSK
- a CDS encoding TrkH family potassium uptake protein, with protein sequence MTFTVLRIISFIVAIVGTTYLIPEAVALYCGETQLIPYFFVPMVVFWIIAAIFIVVGRKKSTTLSIRSSFVVVALSWISVSIYGALPLYLSGAIPDFTDAIFESVSGFTTTGATILSQIETLPRTINLWRCQMHWLGGMGIVALTVALLPILGVGGFQLIKAETTGPEKGKLTAKITTTAKALWFIYVGMTALQTVLLKLAGMDFIDALCHAFATLGTGGFSTKNASVGAFSSAAADWICTVFMFLAGINFSLYYYAITRKFQEIRESTELKAYIFINAAAILLITLIESGTYKNIAESLRYAAFQVTSIISTTGFATTDYTEWKPASQAVIFILFFIGGCSGSTAGGIKVIRWVILAKQLRNELLKTLHPHGIFTIRIDRRPGRKDIVFSVAAFVFIYMLVLAIATFTASLFGLDLLSSFTGALSMIGNIGPAFNALGPSCNYGFLPAATKWMYSFLMIAGRLEFFTLIIFFSPSFWKK